In Aliamphritea ceti, a single window of DNA contains:
- the rho gene encoding transcription termination factor Rho, with translation MNLTELKTKNVSELLNIAKEMGMDNLGRSRKQDVIFAILKRHAKGGEDIYGDGVLEILQDGFGFLRSADSSYLAGPDDIYVSPSQIRRFNLRTGDTISGKIRPPKDGERYFALLKVDKINFDKPENAKNKILFENLTPLFAQDRLKMELGNGSTEDLTARVIDLVCPMGKGQRALLVSPPKAGKTLMLQNIANSITRNNPETHLIVLLIDERPEEVTEMQRTVRGEVVASTFDEPPSRHVQVAEMVLEKAKRLTEHKKDVVILLDSITRLARAYNTVIPSSGKVLTGGVDAHALERPKRFFGAARNIEEGGSLTIIATALVDTGSKMDEVIFEEFKGTGNSEVHLDRKVAEKRVYPAFNIRRSGTRREDLLTDEDELQRMWILRKLLDPMEDSAAIEFVLDKLKDFKTNDEFFLSMRRS, from the coding sequence ATGAATCTTACCGAACTGAAAACGAAAAACGTTTCTGAGCTGTTAAATATAGCGAAAGAAATGGGAATGGATAACCTGGGCCGCTCCCGCAAACAAGATGTTATTTTTGCCATACTTAAGCGTCATGCTAAAGGTGGTGAAGATATTTACGGCGATGGCGTGCTGGAAATATTACAAGATGGATTTGGTTTCTTGCGTTCTGCGGACAGCTCTTATCTGGCTGGTCCTGACGATATTTACGTTTCTCCGAGTCAGATCCGTCGTTTTAATTTGCGCACCGGCGATACTATTTCAGGCAAGATTCGTCCTCCGAAGGACGGCGAGCGTTACTTTGCATTGCTGAAGGTTGATAAGATCAACTTTGATAAGCCTGAAAATGCTAAGAACAAGATTCTGTTTGAAAACCTGACGCCACTGTTTGCTCAGGACCGTCTGAAAATGGAACTGGGTAACGGCAGTACTGAAGATTTGACTGCCCGTGTTATCGATCTTGTATGCCCTATGGGTAAAGGTCAGCGTGCCTTGCTGGTGTCACCGCCTAAAGCGGGTAAAACACTGATGTTGCAGAACATTGCTAACTCCATTACCCGGAATAACCCTGAAACACATTTGATTGTACTGCTGATTGATGAGCGTCCTGAGGAAGTAACAGAGATGCAGCGTACAGTTCGTGGTGAAGTGGTTGCATCTACTTTCGACGAGCCACCGTCACGCCATGTTCAGGTAGCTGAAATGGTGCTCGAGAAGGCAAAGCGTCTGACTGAACATAAGAAAGACGTGGTTATCCTGCTTGATTCCATCACCCGTCTTGCTCGTGCATATAACACGGTTATTCCTTCATCCGGTAAGGTACTGACCGGTGGTGTTGATGCGCATGCACTTGAGCGTCCTAAGCGTTTCTTCGGTGCTGCACGTAATATTGAAGAGGGCGGTAGCCTGACAATCATTGCAACGGCTCTGGTTGATACCGGTTCGAAGATGGATGAAGTTATCTTCGAAGAATTTAAAGGTACCGGTAACTCTGAAGTACATCTGGACCGTAAAGTTGCTGAAAAGCGCGTTTATCCTGCTTTCAACATTCGTCGTTCTGGCACCCGCCGTGAAGACTTGCTGACGGACGAAGATGAGCTGCAACGTATGTGGATTCTGCGTAAACTTCTGGATCCGATGGAAGACTCCGCAGCGATCGAGTTTGTGCTCGATAAGCTGAAAGACTTCAAGACAAATGACGAATTCTTCTTGTCTATGAGACGTTCCTGA
- the ppx gene encoding exopolyphosphatase: MPQDNALIASQDTLLAAIDLGSNSFHIVIAKLDQGELLPIDVLSEKVQLAAGLDNNNRLSEEAQQRGLACLQRFAERIKCLPAGAVSAVATNALREATNSREFIVKAETILGRSIEVIAGIEEARLIHLGVEHTLAADSGSRLIIDIGGGSTELIIGERFEPLQLESLEMGCVSFSKRYFKDGVINEKNFQLAVFGALRELLSIKRRYRSQGWQHCVGSSGTAKAIRQACIESGYSDNAITAKALKLLRQRILEFSHVDEISIPGIKEQRKAVIAAGIAILSAAFESLGIKEMHISQGALREGLLYDMTGRLHHEDVRERSINAFMQRYHVDQEQALRIEQTALIALTQVRSDWQLQNNEYQNMLSWAARSYEAGLTIAHSQYHKHSAYLILNSDLPGFSRQEQLQLATLIRNHRRKFNEADFELLSKREIEVFRRLCVLLRISILLHRSRSKEPIPAFTLTATASTISLTFPDNWLSYHPLTKADLEHEAGYLSNSGYCLSIN, from the coding sequence ATGCCGCAGGATAATGCTTTAATAGCCAGCCAGGATACTTTACTGGCAGCTATTGACCTCGGATCGAACAGTTTTCACATCGTCATTGCTAAGCTCGATCAGGGTGAACTGTTACCAATTGATGTTTTATCAGAAAAAGTACAGCTAGCCGCCGGATTAGATAATAACAATCGACTAAGCGAAGAAGCCCAGCAAAGAGGTCTCGCATGCCTGCAACGCTTTGCTGAACGCATTAAATGCCTGCCTGCAGGCGCTGTTAGCGCAGTTGCAACTAACGCGCTGCGTGAAGCGACAAACAGTCGGGAATTCATTGTTAAAGCCGAAACCATTTTAGGCCGCTCTATCGAAGTTATCGCCGGCATAGAAGAAGCCCGCCTTATCCACCTGGGCGTAGAACACACACTTGCTGCAGATTCCGGCTCACGCCTGATAATCGATATTGGCGGCGGCAGTACAGAATTAATAATTGGTGAACGTTTTGAGCCATTGCAACTGGAAAGCCTTGAAATGGGCTGCGTCAGTTTCAGTAAGCGTTATTTCAAAGATGGCGTTATTAATGAGAAAAACTTCCAGCTCGCTGTATTCGGCGCCCTGCGTGAATTATTGTCGATAAAACGTCGCTATAGAAGTCAGGGCTGGCAGCACTGTGTTGGCTCTTCAGGGACAGCTAAAGCAATACGTCAGGCGTGCATAGAATCCGGATACAGCGATAACGCAATCACAGCAAAAGCACTCAAACTTCTGCGTCAACGTATTCTTGAATTTAGTCATGTTGATGAGATTTCAATCCCCGGTATTAAAGAACAGCGAAAAGCGGTCATTGCCGCTGGCATAGCAATTTTATCGGCAGCATTTGAATCCTTAGGCATCAAAGAAATGCATATTTCACAAGGCGCATTACGTGAAGGGCTCCTATATGACATGACCGGAAGATTGCATCATGAAGATGTACGTGAGCGCAGCATCAATGCATTTATGCAGCGCTATCACGTCGATCAGGAACAAGCCTTACGTATAGAACAGACTGCACTTATCGCACTGACACAGGTTCGCAGTGACTGGCAGCTACAAAATAATGAATATCAAAACATGCTCAGCTGGGCAGCACGCAGTTATGAAGCAGGACTAACAATTGCACATAGCCAATACCACAAACACAGTGCTTATCTGATTTTAAATTCAGACCTGCCAGGCTTTAGTCGTCAGGAGCAACTACAACTAGCAACACTGATACGTAATCATCGCCGTAAATTTAATGAAGCAGACTTCGAACTTTTATCTAAACGTGAAATTGAAGTGTTCCGGCGACTCTGCGTCTTACTGAGAATATCGATACTGCTACACCGCAGCCGGAGTAAAGAACCGATCCCTGCATTCACGCTGACGGCCACAGCCAGCACAATATCCCTTACCTTTCCTGATAACTGGCTAAGCTATCACCCACTGACTAAGGCTGACCTTGAACATGAAGCCGGCTACCTATCCAACAGTGGCTATTGCCTCAGCATAAACTGA
- the rpsK gene encoding 30S ribosomal protein S11 has translation MAKPNTRTRKKVKKQVVDGLAHIHASFNNTIITITDRQGNTLSWATAGGSGFRGSRKSTPFAAQVAAERAGVAAQEYGLKNLDVFVKGPGPGRESAVRALNGCGYKVNNITDVTPIPHNGCRPSKKRRV, from the coding sequence ATGGCAAAGCCAAATACTCGCACACGTAAAAAGGTTAAAAAGCAGGTTGTTGATGGCTTAGCGCACATCCACGCCTCATTTAACAATACGATCATTACTATTACTGATCGTCAGGGAAATACTCTGAGCTGGGCAACTGCGGGTGGCTCCGGCTTCCGCGGTTCTCGTAAGAGCACACCGTTTGCAGCTCAGGTAGCTGCAGAACGTGCAGGTGTGGCAGCGCAAGAGTATGGCCTAAAGAATTTAGACGTTTTTGTTAAAGGTCCTGGACCAGGCCGTGAATCTGCAGTTCGTGCATTGAACGGTTGCGGTTACAAGGTTAACAACATCACTGACGTGACACCGATTCCACACAATGGTTGTCGTCCGTCTAAGAAACGTCGCGTTTAA
- a CDS encoding FAD-binding oxidoreductase — MISGKSWVFSETDILIQIIGGERQYQLEAETGESILLALERAGYKMRRSCLNGVCQICKAELLAGRIIQRYPELDVSLRDGQQPAKIYACTAIPQGDIRVKIDGLLGPGEFRVKKLVCDIASVEQLSHEVFRVRLHLPVTASQAVEFHAGQYLELILPDGRRAPFSIGSAPDHGSDLELHIRRMPDGELSIAMIDHIQNNPSIEIELPKGDCYLNAASLKPETRIVLVAASTGFSQIKSIAEHLLANQVSNPIHIYWGVRVAEDLYLDKLPEQWATEHANVSYELVVSEPENGQAWNGRTGLIPDAILADYDDFSDMVMYTSGSPGMVYALLDACEAKGFNGDYMHADVFAYAPRT, encoded by the coding sequence ATGATATCTGGCAAGAGCTGGGTATTTTCGGAGACTGATATTTTAATTCAGATAATTGGCGGTGAAAGACAGTATCAGTTAGAAGCTGAGACTGGAGAATCGATTTTACTTGCGCTGGAACGTGCAGGGTATAAGATGCGCCGCAGTTGTCTGAATGGCGTCTGTCAGATCTGTAAAGCAGAGCTGTTAGCCGGAAGAATAATACAGCGTTACCCCGAGTTAGATGTAAGCTTACGAGATGGGCAGCAGCCCGCAAAAATATATGCCTGCACTGCAATACCTCAGGGTGACATTAGGGTGAAGATTGATGGGCTGCTAGGCCCTGGAGAGTTTCGAGTGAAAAAGCTGGTTTGTGATATTGCTTCAGTAGAACAGTTAAGCCACGAAGTGTTTCGGGTGCGCTTACATTTACCGGTTACAGCCAGTCAGGCTGTTGAGTTCCATGCCGGGCAATATCTGGAGCTGATCTTGCCGGATGGCCGTCGTGCGCCATTTTCAATTGGCAGTGCACCCGACCATGGTAGCGATCTGGAGTTACATATCCGTCGCATGCCTGATGGTGAGTTGTCTATCGCGATGATCGATCATATTCAGAATAATCCTAGCATTGAGATTGAGCTGCCAAAAGGTGACTGCTATCTGAATGCTGCCAGCCTCAAGCCTGAAACACGGATTGTACTGGTTGCGGCCAGCACCGGTTTTTCTCAGATCAAAAGTATTGCTGAGCATTTGTTGGCTAACCAGGTATCAAATCCGATTCATATCTATTGGGGAGTACGGGTTGCTGAAGATCTGTATCTGGATAAGTTACCAGAGCAATGGGCTACTGAACATGCGAATGTCAGTTATGAGTTGGTCGTCAGTGAGCCAGAAAATGGTCAGGCCTGGAATGGCCGTACGGGCCTGATTCCGGATGCCATTTTGGCTGATTATGATGACTTTTCCGATATGGTTATGTACACCAGCGGTTCACCGGGTATGGTGTATGCGCTGTTAGATGCCTGTGAAGCGAAAGGTTTTAATGGTGATTACATGCACGCTGATGTATTTGCATACGCGCCACGTACATAA
- the trxA gene encoding thioredoxin TrxA, with amino-acid sequence MSDIINVTDASFEEDVLKSEAPVLVDYWAEWCGPCKMIAPVLEEIAKEYDGKLKVCKLNIDENSETPPKFGIRGIPTLMIFKDGNVEATKVGALSKSQLAGFIETSL; translated from the coding sequence ATGAGTGATATTATCAATGTAACCGACGCATCCTTTGAAGAGGATGTTCTCAAGTCTGAAGCACCGGTACTGGTGGACTATTGGGCTGAGTGGTGCGGACCATGTAAAATGATCGCGCCAGTTCTGGAAGAGATTGCAAAAGAATACGATGGTAAGCTTAAAGTCTGCAAACTCAACATTGATGAAAACAGTGAAACGCCACCTAAGTTTGGTATTCGTGGCATTCCTACTCTGATGATTTTCAAAGATGGTAATGTTGAAGCGACCAAAGTTGGTGCTCTGTCTAAATCTCAGTTAGCAGGCTTTATCGAGACAAGTCTGTAA
- a CDS encoding hemerythrin family protein yields MEKTSELIWQDTQHQELFRLIDKIKESGVEADIFVRLYDYAEHHFNLEEAYMRESNYPEIEQHIAAHNKFRQELTNMVTQNHDYDEMLRETLSTFLSEWPKRHIFGIDKRFEAYILSSDIK; encoded by the coding sequence ATGGAAAAGACCAGCGAACTGATCTGGCAAGATACTCAGCACCAGGAGCTGTTTCGCCTTATAGATAAGATAAAAGAAAGCGGTGTCGAAGCGGATATTTTTGTGCGCTTATATGACTACGCAGAGCACCACTTCAATCTGGAAGAAGCTTATATGCGGGAATCAAACTACCCGGAGATAGAACAACATATAGCAGCTCACAATAAATTCCGGCAGGAATTAACTAACATGGTTACGCAAAACCATGATTATGATGAAATGCTGCGTGAAACACTGTCTACATTTTTGAGCGAATGGCCGAAACGGCATATTTTCGGCATCGATAAACGATTCGAAGCTTACATACTTAGCTCAGACATCAAATAA
- the rpsD gene encoding 30S ribosomal protein S4: MARYIGPKCKLSRREGTDLFLKSGVRALDSKCKAENVPGVHGARRGRLSDYGLQLREKQKVRRTYGVLEKQFRSYYKEAARRNGATGTNLLQLLEGRLDNVVYRMGFGSTRAEARQVVSHRQITVNGQSVNIPSFQVSAGDVVAVREKSKNQLRIKSALDLASQRSSVEWVEVDAGKMEGTFKSLPERSDLSAEINEQLIVELYSK; encoded by the coding sequence ATGGCTCGTTATATAGGACCAAAATGTAAGCTGTCTCGCCGTGAAGGTACCGACCTGTTCTTGAAGAGCGGTGTACGTGCACTGGACAGCAAGTGTAAAGCTGAAAACGTGCCAGGCGTACACGGCGCTCGTCGCGGTCGTCTGTCCGATTACGGTTTACAGCTTCGTGAAAAACAAAAAGTTCGTCGTACTTACGGCGTTCTTGAAAAGCAATTCCGCAGCTACTACAAGGAAGCTGCCCGTCGCAATGGCGCGACTGGTACTAACTTGTTGCAACTGTTGGAAGGGCGTTTAGACAATGTTGTCTATCGTATGGGCTTTGGCTCTACCCGTGCTGAAGCACGTCAGGTAGTTTCACATCGCCAGATTACAGTCAACGGTCAGAGCGTTAACATTCCTTCATTCCAGGTTTCTGCGGGTGATGTTGTTGCCGTTCGTGAAAAGTCTAAGAACCAGCTGCGTATTAAAAGCGCCCTGGATCTGGCTTCTCAGCGTAGCTCAGTTGAATGGGTAGAAGTAGATGCTGGCAAAATGGAAGGTACTTTTAAGTCCCTGCCTGAGCGTAGTGATCTGTCTGCCGAAATCAACGAGCAGCTGATTGTCGAATTGTATTCTAAGTAA
- the rplQ gene encoding 50S ribosomal protein L17, which yields MRHRKSGRHLNRTSAHRKAMFKNMAVSLFEHELIKTTLPKAKELRRVAEPLITLAKNDTVANRRLAFARTRSKEAVGKLFNELGPRYEARPGGYIRILKCGFRAGDNAPMALVELVDRPADAAVVVDDSED from the coding sequence ATGCGTCATCGTAAATCAGGTCGTCACTTAAATCGTACAAGTGCACACCGCAAAGCAATGTTCAAGAACATGGCTGTGTCCTTGTTCGAACATGAGCTCATCAAGACTACGCTGCCTAAAGCTAAAGAGCTGCGCCGCGTTGCTGAGCCTCTGATCACTCTGGCAAAGAATGACACGGTTGCTAACCGTCGTCTGGCTTTTGCCCGCACCCGCAGCAAAGAAGCTGTTGGTAAACTGTTCAACGAACTGGGTCCTCGTTATGAGGCTCGTCCAGGCGGATACATTCGCATTCTGAAATGTGGTTTCCGTGCTGGTGACAACGCTCCTATGGCGTTGGTTGAACTGGTTGACCGTCCAGCTGATGCAGCTGTTGTGGTTGATGATTCTGAAGATTAA
- the rpsM gene encoding 30S ribosomal protein S13 — MARIAGVNIPDNKHAVISLTYIFGIGRTTAKSICSACGIQESTKIAELSEDQLDNVRGEIAKLSVEGDLRREVSMNIKRLMDLGCFRGLRHRRSLPLRGQRTKTNARTRKGPRKPIRK, encoded by the coding sequence ATGGCCCGTATAGCAGGCGTCAATATTCCTGACAATAAGCATGCGGTAATTTCATTGACTTACATCTTCGGAATTGGCCGCACTACAGCGAAAAGCATTTGTTCAGCTTGTGGTATTCAAGAATCCACAAAAATTGCAGAGCTTTCAGAAGATCAGCTAGACAACGTACGTGGCGAAATCGCCAAGTTAAGTGTTGAAGGCGACCTTCGTCGTGAAGTATCCATGAACATCAAACGCTTGATGGATCTGGGCTGTTTTCGTGGTCTGCGTCATCGTCGCAGTCTGCCTCTTCGTGGTCAGCGCACTAAGACTAATGCGCGTACCCGTAAAGGCCCACGTAAGCCAATCCGCAAGTAA
- a CDS encoding DNA-directed RNA polymerase subunit alpha: MQRSVNEFLSPRHIDVQEISSTRAKVTLEPLERGFGHTLGNALRRILLSSMPGCAVKEVEIDGVLHEYSTLEGVQEDVIEILLNLKGVAIALHNGDEATLTLSKSEAGPVTAADIQLNQDAEIANPDHVIAHLSEGASLNMQLRVARGRGYVPADARISDEDESRTIGRLQLDATYSPVRLVSYVVESARVEQRTDLDKLVIDIESNGTIDPEECIRRAATILQQQLAVFVDLEGGKDQVKDEPEEPEIDPILLRPVDDLELTVRSANCLKAEQIYYIGDLIQRTEVELLKTPNLGKKSLTEIKDVLASKGLSLGMRLENWPPASIRNDDKVAS, from the coding sequence ATGCAGCGTTCAGTAAACGAGTTTCTAAGCCCACGTCACATCGACGTACAGGAAATTAGCTCGACTCGTGCAAAAGTTACTCTGGAGCCACTTGAGCGCGGTTTTGGCCATACGCTAGGTAATGCGTTGCGTCGTATTCTACTTTCTTCTATGCCAGGTTGTGCAGTTAAGGAAGTAGAAATCGACGGTGTATTGCATGAGTACAGCACTCTGGAAGGTGTTCAGGAAGACGTTATCGAAATCCTGTTAAACCTGAAAGGCGTAGCTATCGCTCTGCATAACGGCGACGAAGCAACTCTGACTCTTTCTAAGAGCGAAGCAGGCCCTGTCACTGCAGCTGATATTCAGCTGAACCAGGATGCCGAAATCGCTAACCCAGATCACGTTATCGCTCATCTGAGTGAAGGCGCAAGCCTGAACATGCAGTTGCGTGTAGCACGTGGTCGAGGTTATGTACCGGCTGATGCCCGTATATCTGACGAAGACGAGTCGCGTACTATCGGCCGTCTGCAGCTTGATGCAACTTATAGCCCAGTTCGTCTGGTGTCTTATGTTGTTGAGAGTGCTCGTGTGGAACAGCGCACTGACTTGGACAAGTTGGTAATTGATATCGAATCCAACGGTACTATCGATCCGGAAGAATGCATCCGTCGTGCTGCAACTATTCTGCAGCAGCAACTGGCTGTGTTTGTAGATCTGGAAGGTGGTAAGGATCAGGTTAAAGATGAGCCGGAAGAGCCAGAGATCGATCCGATCCTGTTGCGTCCGGTTGATGATCTGGAGCTGACTGTACGTTCCGCCAACTGTCTGAAGGCAGAACAGATCTACTACATCGGTGATCTGATTCAGCGTACCGAAGTAGAACTGCTTAAGACTCCGAACTTAGGTAAGAAATCGCTGACGGAAATTAAAGATGTCTTGGCATCTAAGGGTCTTTCTCTGGGCATGCGCCTGGAAAACTGGCCGCCGGCAAGTATTCGGAACGACGATAAAGTCGCTTCCTAA
- a CDS encoding heme biosynthesis HemY N-terminal domain-containing protein: MKKLLILLLILLFAGAWVGQLMIQDSGYTLIAYNNVTIEMSLWVFLIAMFAVFFLFHWALNLLRGSLRSGQRFRLWSQGRNQRIANTKSLKGLIALSEGKWWQAQRLLTQAGDKSELPLISYLAAARAAHEQGEDADCDELLNKARDAAPQAEIAVGISQAQILLSRGQYEPCLATLLDLNKKAPKNTYVMKLLREVYIQLNDWSALSKLIPELRKHNAVKPAKLLKTEQRCYSNILEKSISQLPAHADNEEKAKALGTAWHNMPGQLSSDDVLARHYTNLLVSIGAEEKAEAAIRDLLKRNWDDSLIALYGRIQGSDAKKQLEFAKSFLNDYPMNADLLLTLGRLSLRNQHWGKAVDYFEQSLEEESRPETLSELARLLQHMGETERTLKLIENNFSLIGNGLPQLPMPEKAVAITKPEPIISDDHIHAKPRFKPIS, from the coding sequence ATGAAAAAGTTATTAATACTGCTGCTAATCCTTCTCTTTGCTGGCGCCTGGGTGGGCCAGCTGATGATTCAGGATTCAGGCTATACACTGATTGCCTATAACAATGTCACTATTGAAATGAGCCTCTGGGTATTTCTGATAGCCATGTTTGCGGTGTTCTTCCTGTTTCACTGGGCACTTAACCTGTTACGGGGATCATTACGCTCAGGCCAGCGGTTTCGCCTGTGGAGTCAGGGACGCAATCAGCGCATTGCCAATACTAAGAGCCTGAAAGGCTTAATCGCATTGTCTGAAGGTAAATGGTGGCAGGCTCAGCGTTTACTGACCCAGGCCGGCGATAAGTCGGAGTTACCTTTGATTAGCTATCTTGCTGCTGCCCGTGCTGCACATGAACAGGGCGAAGATGCCGATTGCGACGAATTACTGAATAAAGCCCGGGACGCTGCGCCACAGGCTGAAATTGCCGTAGGAATAAGTCAGGCACAAATCCTGCTATCCCGTGGACAATATGAACCTTGTCTGGCGACCCTGCTTGATCTGAACAAGAAAGCCCCGAAAAACACTTATGTCATGAAGCTGTTGAGAGAAGTATATATTCAGCTGAATGACTGGTCGGCACTGAGCAAACTGATTCCGGAATTACGCAAGCATAATGCAGTAAAACCTGCCAAGTTATTAAAAACTGAGCAGCGTTGTTACAGCAATATTCTCGAAAAAAGTATCAGCCAGTTACCAGCCCATGCTGACAACGAAGAAAAAGCCAAAGCGCTGGGCACCGCCTGGCACAATATGCCAGGACAGCTTAGCAGTGATGATGTTTTAGCTCGCCACTACACTAATCTGCTGGTAAGCATTGGTGCTGAAGAAAAAGCTGAAGCGGCTATCCGTGACTTACTAAAACGCAACTGGGACGATTCACTGATTGCCCTTTACGGTCGTATTCAGGGCAGTGATGCCAAGAAGCAGCTTGAGTTTGCGAAAAGCTTTCTGAATGACTATCCAATGAATGCTGATCTGCTACTGACACTTGGCCGGCTCTCCCTGCGTAACCAACACTGGGGCAAAGCTGTTGATTACTTTGAGCAGAGTCTGGAAGAAGAATCCCGACCAGAGACACTGAGTGAACTGGCTCGCCTGCTACAGCATATGGGTGAAACTGAGCGCACACTGAAACTGATCGAGAATAACTTCAGCCTGATAGGTAATGGTTTACCACAGCTACCTATGCCGGAAAAAGCAGTCGCTATAACTAAGCCTGAGCCAATCATTTCAGATGATCATATTCATGCGAAACCACGCTTCAAGCCAATCAGTTAA
- the ubiD gene encoding 4-hydroxy-3-polyprenylbenzoate decarboxylase, protein MSNLKYKDLRDFIRTLEELGELKRISMEVDPHLEMTEICDRTLRAGGPALLFENPKGYDYPVLANLFGTPKRVAMGMGEQDVTSLREVGKLLAMLKEPEPPKGMKDAWDKLPIFKQVLNMGPKVVRKADCQAHVIEAEDVDLYKLPIQTCWPGDAGPLVTWPLVITRGPEKPRQNLGIYRQQLIGKNKLIMRWLAHRGGALDFREWQKAHPGEPFPVAVALGADPATILGAVTPVPDSLSEYAFAGLLRGGKTEVTECIGSDLQVPASAEFILEGFIYPDEMADEGPFGDHTGYYNEVDRFPVFTVERITHRKKPIYHSTYTGRPPDEPAILGVALNEVFVPILQKQFPEIVDFYLPPEGCSYRMAVVTIKKQYPGHAKRIMLGVWSFLRQFMYTKFVIVCDDDVNARDWNDVIWAITTRMDPQRDTVMIDNTPIDYLDFASPVSGLGSKMGMDATNKWQGETDREWGEPIVMDEAIKQRVDDIWQELGIFGD, encoded by the coding sequence ATGAGTAATCTTAAATATAAAGATCTGCGTGATTTTATCCGCACTCTGGAAGAACTAGGTGAATTAAAGCGAATCTCGATGGAGGTAGATCCACATCTTGAGATGACCGAAATCTGCGACCGCACACTGCGTGCTGGCGGTCCTGCGCTGCTGTTTGAGAACCCCAAAGGTTATGACTATCCGGTATTGGCGAATCTGTTTGGTACGCCTAAACGGGTAGCTATGGGGATGGGTGAGCAAGACGTTACCAGCCTGCGGGAAGTAGGTAAATTACTGGCAATGCTAAAAGAGCCTGAGCCACCTAAAGGCATGAAAGATGCCTGGGACAAACTGCCAATATTTAAGCAAGTGCTTAATATGGGGCCGAAGGTTGTCCGTAAGGCTGATTGCCAAGCGCATGTTATTGAAGCCGAAGATGTCGATCTTTATAAGCTGCCTATTCAGACATGCTGGCCGGGTGATGCTGGTCCTTTAGTGACCTGGCCATTAGTGATTACCCGTGGGCCAGAAAAACCACGTCAGAATTTAGGGATTTATCGTCAGCAGCTTATCGGAAAAAACAAATTAATCATGCGTTGGTTGGCCCACCGTGGTGGCGCGCTTGATTTCCGTGAATGGCAAAAAGCGCACCCGGGTGAGCCTTTCCCTGTAGCGGTTGCTTTAGGTGCTGATCCGGCAACCATTCTGGGCGCGGTAACCCCTGTACCAGATTCATTGTCGGAATATGCCTTTGCCGGTTTATTGCGCGGCGGAAAAACCGAAGTTACTGAATGCATTGGCAGTGATCTACAGGTGCCGGCCAGCGCGGAGTTTATTCTGGAAGGTTTTATTTATCCGGATGAAATGGCTGACGAAGGTCCGTTTGGTGATCATACGGGTTATTACAATGAAGTAGACCGTTTTCCTGTGTTTACTGTAGAGCGGATTACGCACCGTAAAAAACCTATTTATCACAGCACATACACCGGACGTCCACCGGATGAGCCGGCTATTCTGGGTGTGGCTCTGAACGAGGTATTTGTACCTATTCTACAGAAGCAGTTTCCGGAAATTGTCGACTTTTATCTGCCGCCGGAAGGCTGTTCATACCGAATGGCTGTAGTCACTATCAAGAAGCAGTATCCGGGTCATGCGAAACGTATCATGCTGGGAGTCTGGTCATTCTTGCGGCAGTTTATGTACACCAAGTTCGTGATTGTTTGCGATGACGACGTAAACGCTCGTGACTGGAATGATGTTATCTGGGCAATTACTACGCGTATGGATCCCCAACGGGACACTGTGATGATTGATAATACGCCGATTGATTATCTGGATTTTGCTTCGCCGGTGTCTGGTCTGGGCTCGAAAATGGGTATGGATGCGACGAATAAATGGCAGGGTGAAACTGACCGTGAATGGGGTGAGCCGATCGTCATGGACGAAGCCATTAAGCAGCGAGTAGATGATATCTGGCAAGAGCTGGGTATTTTCGGAGACTGA
- the rpmJ gene encoding 50S ribosomal protein L36, giving the protein MKVRASVKKICRNCKIVRRNGTLRVICKVEPRHKQRQG; this is encoded by the coding sequence ATGAAAGTACGTGCATCTGTAAAGAAAATCTGCCGTAACTGCAAGATCGTACGTCGTAACGGAACTTTGCGAGTAATCTGCAAAGTTGAACCACGACACAAGCAGCGCCAGGGTTAA